The following DNA comes from Castanea sativa cultivar Marrone di Chiusa Pesio chromosome 10, ASM4071231v1.
cttctacttcttcatttttttttttggaatcagTGTGGGGATGGGTCTTAAAACACCAGCCCCTGGTGCTGCTTTTTTGGTAGCAggtaaaaatttattgttatagAGGGATCATGTGCTAAGAATTTAATTCCACTGGAATTTTGCCAAAATGTCAGCTAAAATTTCTATTCAGCAATCTTAGCaaagtttttttaaattctaattaacTTCTGTCAATATTTGCTTCATGATGAGAAGGCTGAAATATGGACCAAGAAAGGAACAAATTTTAGGTGAAGTAAATCAAAAACTCTCCAAAGAAGTGTGAACTGCCATACGGCCATACCTATTTGAAGATAATGTTAATCTGTAGCTTCACTATTTCTTGGAAGTATGGATTGCATCACCGAATGCGTAATGCCATATGATACTAGATAGTAATGTCAAACAAGACTTTGTGAGGCTAGCCACATTGATTTAGTGGTGTCCTCAGGAAGTGGGTTCTCATGAATTATTGTGCTTGTGAACACCAGCCATCAGTTAGAGAAATTAAAATGGGAGATGCGTGGGAGTGAGTGTGATACCTGAGAGTCAGAGTATACTTTCAAGAtcctttaattatttattaggaaatttactctaaattttttgaatctACGTTTTGCACCCTAAATTATTCTTAGTACACTTTGTACCTCGACATCAAAGTTGTTAACTTGGATAGAAAAATATGACATCACGTGAAAAGATTTAATTGTCATGAAAAGATCTAATTGTCTATAAACTATACTTCTAATTATACTTTATCACCCTAAACTATATTTTGTATTAAACTTTGCAtcctaaattttgaattttcgtCTAAATTAACAGCAAACTTACCGTTGAGTACAAGTTGTAATATGAGTCATAGTTTATGGTGCAAAACTTACATTTAAAAAGTTTAGGATGCAAAACATGTATCAAAAAAGTTTAGAGTGCAAATTGTAATATAAgatatagtttagggtggtaaaatataattttttcttatttattttataaaaaagagtATACTTTCTAGTTTGAAATTATGCTTATAGTCTCACCCTCGTCCTCATTCTTTCTTACTaagcaacaaataaatagaaagttgaaaaagtggagctaaaggatTGTCAtgtaaacatgttttttttttttgttttttttaaagaaactgtGATCTAAACAAACTGAGTTAAGTATTAAGATTTCAgattatttattcaattttttttctttttaggtacaattataattttattcattttattttttaaacttaataaCTCCTCCTAACAAGTGTTAAATAAAGTAATGGATCaacaaaattatcaacaaaaaaatatccCATGAAAGTGTTCATTGAGAAGTActtattttcaatagtttatttGTATAAAGCTGaaagttaaattatttaaaataaagtcAAGACAAAAAATAGCGTAAAACCCATTAATAATAGATGATTATAGTAAAAAGTTAACTTTTCAAATGGACATTGTTCTAGTTATATCATCTATCTGCCTGTTGGGTTCAGCTTTTTCAGCCAAAAATCACATtgctttttccattttttttttttgggtaagcaTTTGAAAATGGTTCATTGGAAAAGTTGAggattacaaatttttttacaatttcttggCACAATTGTAATGTGATagagtgtaattttttttttttttttttgaaaaggagaTAAAAAgcaattagtaaaaaaataaaaaatagttaatcACCTACGACTTGCCCCATCAAAATTGTTTGTGGTGAAAAAACTGTAGAAAAATTTATGGTACTATAATTAACCATGGTTCATTTTGGAATTCCATAATTCAGAATTTCAGACGCATTGCGTTTGCGTGGGTATCGCATTATTCCGGATGCCTCtaattattttaccattttatttatcttaaaaaaaaaaaaaaaaaaaaactctgtgAGTGGTTGATGAGTTGACGTGAGAACATAAAGCCCACGCGCGGATCAGGTCACGTGAAATAGAATAGTAGACGATTTCCACGCCTCCTCCTAGTCCTCGGGCAGGCTGGCGAGTACCACAAATTTATCGCcgtcttttttcatttcctcgGTTCCTTTCCTTCCTCCAAATCGCCGATCTCAAAAATTTCCCAGATTCCGACAACTccaactttttctctctccactctCAGCTCCCGACAACAACAGTAACAACAAATTCTTCCTCAGATCCCTCTAAATCTTggtaaactctctctctctctctctctaatgctTTCAACCACAAATTATAGTTgagctttcttttttctttaacactTTCTTATTTCTGATTTGTTTCCTATTAATGGGTGGTTTGTTAAGCTGCTGATGATTTATAAATTTGGCTACGAAGGTATTAATGCTAACATGTAACTGCAAGTGATAGTTTAACTTAAAACTGTAAACTAGTATGTCAATCAAGTACTCAAAATGtggattctcaaaataaataaacaaaaagttgaCAAAAGTTGTAGTAACTTAGAATTGAGAGTTGTAGCCAGCTTTGTACTCAACTGGTTGGCACCTCCTAGAGTTTTCAACAGAACCAtatagggttcaaatccccctcctCATTGTAActaacaaattatttaaaaaaagaaaaagaaaaaaggaattgAGAGTTGTATTTATAGTGAGAATATATTGAGGAACTTATCagggaattaaaaaaataatattaataaagaaagaagactATATCAAGAGGAAACCAATTTAAGGGGTGGAAACTCTTGCTAATTGGTAAGTTGGCAGGGAATTAAAATATATGAGTACAAGATACTGTACCTATTGTGATGGGATAATCCAGTATTTGCTATAATTAATggagtttattttcttttccttgatCGTATCTCCATATTTATGTTATGGGTCTTTCTTACAATTATAGAAGTTTTTCTTAAGCATTATAATTGAAATTCTCTTTTTCAAACATATGTTTCTGCGTGTTAGTCTTTGTGCTTTGTGTGTGTTCACGGGCTAAATAGAGAATCTTACTGAATTTCTTACTTTCAAAGAAAATGGTCCGGGGAAAAGATGCCTGTTGGGAACATTGCGAGCTTGTTGATGCAACCAGACAGAAGGTTAGGTGTAATTATTGTCAGCGGGAGTTCAGTGGGGGCGTATACAGGATGAAGTTTCACTTAGCTCAAATAAAGAACAAAGATATAGTCCCCTGTACTGAAGTACCGGCTGATGTGCGGGACCATATCCAAAGTATATTAAGCACTCCCAAGAAACATAAGACTTCCAAGAAAACAAAGGTGGATCAGGCAGTAGCAGCCAATGGTCAACAAAATAGCTCTTCTGGTAGTGATGGCTTCCATCCTAACCATGGATCTAGTGGACAGAAAGGAAGCACCTGCCCATCTTTGTTATTTCCACCCCCTTCACCAAGTGGACAGCCTGCAGTAGATGATGCTCAAAAGCAAAAACAGGATGATGCTGACAAAAGAATTGCTGTTTTTTTCTTCCACAATTCTATTCCTCTCAGTGCTGCTAAATCCATGTATTATCAGGAAATGGTAAATGCTATTGCAGAGTGTGGGGTTGGCTACAATGCCCCAAGTTATGAAAAATTGAGATCTACTCTTTTGGAGAAAGTGAAAGGTGATATACATGACCGTTACAAGAAATATAGAGATGAGTGGAAAGAAACAGGCTGTACAATCTTGTGTGATAGCTGGTCTGATGGAAGGACTAAATcaattatagtattttcagttaCATGCCCTAAGGGGACACTTTTTTTGAAGTCAGTTGATGTATCAGGTCATGAAGATGATAGTTCTTACTTGTTCGAGTTGCTTGAGCGTGTTCTTCTGGAAATTGGTGTGGAAAATGTTGTTCAAGTTATAACAAATACCCCAGACAGTTATTTTAATGTAGGAAGACGTCTTATGGGCAAATACAGTTCATTGTTTTGGTCTCCTTGTGCTTCTTACTGTATAGATAAGATGTTGGAAGACATTGGTAAACAAGAGAGGGTGGCTACAGTCTTGGAGGAGGCAAAGAGCATCACAAGGTACATATATAGTAATGCATGGACATTGAGTATGATGAGAAAATTCACTGGTGGAAGGGAGTTGTTTAGGCCAAGAATTACTAGATTTGTGACTAATTTCCTCACATTGAGGTCCATTGTTATTCAGGAGGACAATTTGAAGCACATGTTTTGTCATACAGAGTGGTTGTCCTCCATTTGTAGTAAACGTCCTGATGCACAAGCTGTGAAGTCGTTGCTCTATTTAGATAGATTTTGGAAGTATGCACATGAAGCTGTAAGCATTTCTGAACCACTAGTTAAAATTTTACGTATTGTTGATGGGGACATGCCTGCTATAGGCTATATATATGAAGGAATAGAGAGGTCAAAGGTAGCGGTCAAGGCATATTATAAGGGTAGTGAAGAGAACTACATGCCAATTTGGAATATAATTGATGAGAGATGGAATATGCAGCTTCATTCGTCCTTACATGCTGCAGCAGCTTTCCTTAACCCTTCCATTTTCTATAACCCTTATTTTAAGATTGATTTAAGTATTAGGAATGGGTTTCAAGAAGCAATGTTAAAGATGGCTACAATGGATAGTGATAAAATGGAGATCACTAAAGAACATCCTATATACATCAATGCACAAGGTGCTCTTGGGACTGATTTTGCTATCATGGGAAGGACACTGAATACCCCAGGTATGTGTAAACTACAATTGCTATCAAACTATATTGGTTAGAAAAGACTTGTACTTCTTTTTTTACTAGCCAGACACACATTAATTAGGGCTGCATTTCACTCGTCAGTAGACTTGTCCAATAATATAGGCTTAGTGATATAATAATCCTTCCAGCAAATAATAGTTTTCTTGTTGGTCAGAAAAAAATGTTGCTGTTGACAGTAAGAACATAAGACTACGAGAACATAATCTTTAAAATGCAAAATGTCCTACCTTCTACGGAAACTGACGGATCTCTGTCTTTCATCTTTGTTGAGAGAACATGCATTGATATTTCAAGGTAATGATTATCATTCACTTGGTATTGCACACTCTAGTACACACTGTTACGGTACAATTTTAGTTAATATCATAACatcctttttaaaaaacaatttcaaaagaAGCATGTATAGAGTATGCAATAGCGAATGTGTAACAAGATTTTCCCTTTCATTTACTCTTAATTTGGCACCATGCAATTGTAGGTGATTGGTGGACCGGATATGGTTATGAGATCCCGACGCTCCAGAGAGCTGCAATACGGATACTGAGCCAACCTTGCAGTTCCCATTGGTGTAGATGGAACTGGAGCACTTTTGAGAGCATGCATACCAAGACACGGAACAGAATGGAGCTGGAAAGATTCAATGATTTGGTTTTTGTGCACTGCAATCTTTGGTTACAAGCCGTCTGTCAAAATAGGGATGGAAAATGTAAACCCATTATATTTGACGAAATAGATGTTAGTTCTGAATGGCCCACTGAGTCGGAATCCTCAGCTCCACTTTTGGATGATTCATGGCTGGACAATATGCCCCTTGAATGCAGGGGTagcccttgaaaaaaaaaaagaaaaaaaaaaggatatatatattgGATCAATGATTGTATGATTTTGtcttattataataataataataagaggtAATAATTACACTCTTTTTTCTTGAGATTTGGAAAAATGACAATCCAAAC
Coding sequences within:
- the LOC142612652 gene encoding uncharacterized protein LOC142612652, with the translated sequence MVRGKDACWEHCELVDATRQKVRCNYCQREFSGGVYRMKFHLAQIKNKDIVPCTEVPADVRDHIQSILSTPKKHKTSKKTKVDQAVAANGQQNSSSGSDGFHPNHGSSGQKGSTCPSLLFPPPSPSGQPAVDDAQKQKQDDADKRIAVFFFHNSIPLSAAKSMYYQEMVNAIAECGVGYNAPSYEKLRSTLLEKVKGDIHDRYKKYRDEWKETGCTILCDSWSDGRTKSIIVFSVTCPKGTLFLKSVDVSGHEDDSSYLFELLERVLLEIGVENVVQVITNTPDSYFNVGRRLMGKYSSLFWSPCASYCIDKMLEDIGKQERVATVLEEAKSITRYIYSNAWTLSMMRKFTGGRELFRPRITRFVTNFLTLRSIVIQEDNLKHMFCHTEWLSSICSKRPDAQAVKSLLYLDRFWKYAHEAVSISEPLVKILRIVDGDMPAIGYIYEGIERSKVAVKAYYKGSEENYMPIWNIIDERWNMQLHSSLHAAAAFLNPSIFYNPYFKIDLSIRNGFQEAMLKMATMDSDKMEITKEHPIYINAQGALGTDFAIMGRTLNTPGDWWTGYGYEIPTLQRAAIRILSQPCSSHWCRWNWSTFESMHTKTRNRMELERFNDLVFVHCNLWLQAVCQNRDGKCKPIIFDEIDVSSEWPTESESSAPLLDDSWLDNMPLECRGSP